In a single window of the Candidatus Hydrogenedentota bacterium genome:
- a CDS encoding type II toxin-antitoxin system RelE/ParE family toxin, translating into MKYEIILASEAVDDLRRLPANIRSAVKDGIERHLRYAPSRVSKSRIKRLEGISKPQFRLRIDDVRVFYDIEGYRVHVLAILAKPDAQRWLAEMGEP; encoded by the coding sequence ATGAAGTACGAGATCATTCTCGCCTCGGAGGCAGTCGACGATCTCCGACGGTTGCCCGCAAATATCCGGTCTGCTGTGAAGGACGGCATCGAGCGGCACTTGCGGTACGCACCGTCGCGAGTTAGTAAGAGCCGAATCAAACGCCTGGAAGGGATTTCCAAGCCACAGTTTCGGCTTCGGATCGACGACGTTCGAGTGTTTTACGATATTGAAGGATACCGGGTGCACGTACTCGCTATCCTCGCCAAGCCGGATGCACAACGCTGGCTCGCCGAGATGGGAGAACCTTGA
- a CDS encoding molybdopterin-dependent oxidoreductase has product MPSHLRICPLCEATCGLQIDTEGRRVTRIEGDAADAFSEGYICPKGAALAELDADPDRLRSPRIRDGNVFREATWDEAFAHIDERLTNIREQHGSDSVGIYLGNPIVHNIALTAYLPALVKALGTRNVFSASTVDQFPKQLASALMFGTGLSVPIPDIDRTHYMLILGANPLVSNGSMMTAPNFPGRLRRLRQRGGKVVVIDPRRTKTAEAADEHHFIRPGTDAYFLFAIVHTLFEDGLINPDRLDQWTTGIDEVRHVAMAFTPERVAPRCGIDADTIRRIAREIAKAPSATVYARIGTCTQEFGTIANWLPDVIHIITGNLDRAGGAMFPKAAIGPGNTKGTPGVGRGAKVGRWKSRVRGANEIFGELPVACLAEEIETPGDGQIRALITVAGNPVLSTPNGARLAKALDSLEFMISLDVYLNETTRHANVILPGPSPLEVSHYDLAFGQLAVRNAARYSPPVFPIPDGQPEEWDTILRLVGVVSGMGANADTKLLDDMVLMTLIQREVGESTSNISGRDTDEILAALSARRGPDRLLDFMLRTGPYGEGFGANPNGLTLDRVAANPHGLDLGPLEPRIPEVLRTKSGKIELAPDVIIADIARLEQRLTDDTNGFVLIGRREVRSNNSWMHNLPMLVSGKPRCTLQMHPDDARDLQLTNGAQANVRSRAGEIRIPIEITDAIMPGTVSAPHGWGHNADGAAMAVASGHAGVNSNLLSDEMCLDVPSGTAVLCGIPVTIER; this is encoded by the coding sequence ATGCCGTCACATCTCCGCATTTGTCCTCTGTGCGAAGCGACCTGCGGGTTGCAGATTGATACCGAGGGCCGTCGTGTCACGCGCATCGAAGGTGACGCCGCGGATGCATTCAGCGAAGGCTATATCTGCCCGAAAGGCGCGGCGCTCGCCGAACTCGATGCAGACCCGGACCGGCTGCGTTCGCCGCGGATTCGCGACGGCAACGTCTTTCGCGAAGCGACGTGGGACGAAGCGTTCGCCCATATCGATGAACGTCTCACAAACATTCGCGAACAGCACGGCTCAGATAGCGTGGGCATCTATCTCGGAAACCCCATCGTCCACAATATCGCCCTCACGGCCTATCTCCCCGCGTTAGTGAAAGCGCTCGGAACTCGCAACGTCTTTTCCGCAAGCACCGTCGATCAGTTTCCGAAGCAATTGGCCTCCGCGCTGATGTTCGGCACGGGCCTGAGCGTGCCGATTCCCGACATCGATCGCACGCACTACATGCTCATCCTCGGCGCAAACCCGCTCGTGTCCAACGGCAGCATGATGACCGCGCCAAACTTCCCGGGACGTCTCCGCCGCCTTCGCCAGCGCGGTGGCAAAGTTGTCGTCATCGATCCGCGCCGCACGAAGACCGCCGAAGCCGCCGACGAACACCACTTCATTCGCCCCGGCACGGACGCGTACTTCTTGTTCGCGATCGTGCACACGCTGTTCGAAGATGGATTAATCAATCCGGACCGGCTGGATCAATGGACAACGGGCATTGACGAAGTCCGCCATGTCGCGATGGCGTTCACGCCGGAACGTGTCGCTCCGCGCTGTGGTATTGACGCAGACACCATTCGCCGCATCGCGCGCGAAATCGCGAAAGCGCCCAGCGCAACCGTCTACGCCCGCATCGGCACCTGCACGCAAGAATTCGGAACGATCGCCAACTGGTTGCCGGACGTCATTCATATCATCACCGGCAACCTCGATCGCGCGGGCGGGGCGATGTTCCCCAAGGCCGCCATCGGCCCCGGTAATACGAAAGGCACGCCTGGAGTCGGCCGCGGCGCGAAAGTCGGACGCTGGAAAAGCCGCGTGCGCGGCGCAAACGAAATCTTCGGCGAATTGCCCGTCGCCTGTCTCGCGGAAGAAATCGAAACGCCCGGCGACGGTCAAATCCGCGCCCTCATCACCGTCGCGGGCAATCCAGTCCTGAGTACGCCGAACGGTGCGCGCCTCGCCAAGGCGCTGGATTCGCTCGAGTTCATGATTAGCCTCGACGTCTACCTCAACGAAACGACGCGCCACGCCAACGTCATTCTGCCGGGACCGTCACCGCTCGAGGTTTCGCACTACGACCTCGCGTTTGGCCAACTCGCCGTACGCAACGCCGCGCGCTATTCGCCGCCGGTGTTTCCAATCCCGGACGGCCAACCCGAAGAGTGGGACACGATACTCCGCCTGGTTGGCGTCGTCAGCGGGATGGGCGCCAATGCCGACACGAAACTCCTCGACGACATGGTGCTCATGACGTTGATTCAGCGCGAAGTGGGGGAGAGCACTTCGAACATCAGCGGTCGCGACACAGACGAAATTCTCGCCGCGCTCAGTGCGCGGCGCGGTCCCGATCGCCTGCTTGATTTTATGTTGCGCACAGGCCCATACGGCGAGGGCTTCGGCGCGAATCCGAACGGGCTCACGCTCGATCGCGTCGCTGCGAACCCGCATGGACTCGACCTCGGCCCGCTCGAACCGCGCATCCCCGAGGTGCTGCGCACCAAGTCCGGCAAAATTGAACTCGCGCCGGACGTCATCATCGCGGATATCGCGCGCCTCGAACAGAGGCTGACCGACGACACGAACGGCTTCGTGCTCATCGGCCGGCGCGAAGTGCGATCGAACAATTCGTGGATGCACAACTTGCCGATGCTCGTCTCGGGCAAACCGCGCTGCACGCTCCAAATGCATCCTGACGACGCCCGCGACCTCCAACTCACAAACGGCGCGCAAGCAAACGTAAGGTCCCGCGCCGGCGAAATCCGCATCCCCATCGAAATCACCGACGCCATCATGCCCGGCACCGTCAGCGCCCCCCACGGCTGGGGCCACAACGCCGACGGCGCAGCAATGGCTGTCGCAAGCGGTCACGCCGGCGTAAACAGCAACCTACTAAGCGACGAGATGTGCCTCGATGTCCCCTCCGGCACCGCAGTACTCTGCGGAATTCCGGTAACGATCGAGCGCTAA
- a CDS encoding ankyrin repeat domain-containing protein: MKTWTDEAKAYTDRYLRQVRVLLEGGGADAHEVVEDLQRHIHEQAQNAPQVVITIDDAKRVVAGMGSPEEVAFSWRQLGADAGRDPWVEPTTPVPIPQSNRNVAVWKILATAILAAIIAFPVALFVGYFAWNRTQTVAIPAKETPVDHKTALHAASAGGHLEEVTRLLAAGADPNARDSGGMTPLHYAAQNGHNGTAQTLMQHGADSTIRDLAGKTPADLAREQRHEETLAVITGEPAEKLQPGMYTKEFIASHDVAYFINRIGNPEAGYHDFAGMWAVILKANEATSTARDKIIADALNIAADISRPFAQRYQCVYIASQFGDPRVVPNLAQLLYRDADPKLRGVVACALGQIGGPQAKEVLQYAQQNEPDQEAQSWIARALAGEFKQPKLPEYGLGPRR, encoded by the coding sequence ATGAAAACTTGGACCGACGAAGCCAAAGCGTACACTGATCGCTACCTTCGCCAAGTAAGGGTGCTCCTCGAAGGCGGCGGTGCGGACGCGCACGAAGTGGTCGAAGACCTCCAGCGGCATATCCACGAACAGGCGCAGAACGCTCCCCAAGTCGTCATCACGATCGACGACGCCAAGCGCGTGGTCGCGGGCATGGGCTCGCCCGAGGAAGTCGCCTTCTCGTGGCGACAACTGGGAGCAGATGCGGGCAGGGACCCTTGGGTTGAACCGACAACCCCCGTGCCAATTCCGCAATCCAATCGTAACGTTGCTGTCTGGAAGATTCTCGCGACGGCGATTCTGGCGGCAATCATCGCATTTCCTGTGGCGCTGTTCGTCGGGTACTTCGCGTGGAACCGAACGCAAACCGTGGCCATTCCGGCAAAAGAAACGCCGGTAGACCATAAGACCGCGCTTCACGCCGCGTCGGCTGGCGGACACCTGGAAGAAGTCACCAGGCTGCTTGCGGCCGGCGCGGACCCCAATGCGCGCGACAGCGGCGGCATGACCCCGCTGCATTACGCGGCGCAAAACGGGCACAACGGCACGGCGCAAACGCTGATGCAACATGGCGCCGACTCAACCATTCGCGACTTGGCCGGCAAAACGCCCGCGGATCTCGCGAGAGAGCAACGGCACGAAGAAACGCTTGCTGTCATCACCGGCGAGCCGGCGGAGAAACTCCAACCCGGCATGTACACGAAGGAGTTTATCGCGTCGCACGACGTAGCGTATTTCATCAATCGCATCGGCAACCCCGAAGCGGGGTATCACGATTTTGCCGGCATGTGGGCGGTCATCCTAAAAGCGAACGAAGCCACCTCCACCGCGCGCGACAAAATTATCGCCGACGCGCTGAACATCGCTGCCGACATCTCGCGCCCCTTCGCGCAACGCTACCAATGCGTCTATATCGCCAGCCAGTTCGGCGACCCGCGCGTCGTTCCGAATCTCGCGCAACTACTCTACCGTGACGCTGACCCCAAACTTCGCGGTGTTGTCGCCTGCGCCCTGGGCCAAATTGGCGGACCACAAGCGAAAGAAGTGCTTCAATACGCCCAACAAAACGAACCCGATCAAGAAGCCCAATCCTGGATCGCCCGCGCCCTCGCCGGCGAATTCAAACAACCAAAGCTTCCCGAATACGGATTGGGACCGCGCCGATAG
- a CDS encoding type II toxin-antitoxin system Phd/YefM family antitoxin — protein MKKVALSEVKDDLSKFLRLAEKEKIVITRHGKPAGVLIGFASEDDWFDYRLENDPRFLTRIDAARRSVREGRGVPLEDL, from the coding sequence ATGAAGAAAGTAGCGCTATCCGAAGTGAAAGACGATTTGTCGAAATTCCTGCGCTTGGCCGAGAAGGAAAAAATCGTCATTACGCGACATGGGAAGCCGGCGGGGGTACTTATAGGATTCGCTTCCGAAGACGATTGGTTCGACTATCGGCTCGAAAACGATCCCCGATTTCTCACCCGAATCGACGCGGCGAGAAGGAGCGTGCGCGAGGGCCGGGGTGTGCCGCTTGAGGACCTTTAA
- a CDS encoding PadR family transcriptional regulator, protein MNDPDTFNIDNWSTQLRKGLVEFCILNMLSQQELYGYDLVKRLTAQPGLAIADGSVYPLLSRMRKVGLVVTRLEESPNGPARKYYALTPEGRRCWAMMNAHWDELARGIESLRGNGTQPGAGP, encoded by the coding sequence ATGAATGATCCAGACACGTTCAACATCGACAACTGGAGCACCCAGCTCCGAAAAGGACTCGTCGAGTTCTGCATTCTTAACATGCTTTCCCAGCAAGAGTTATACGGTTATGACCTCGTAAAGCGTCTTACCGCGCAGCCCGGACTTGCCATTGCCGACGGCTCTGTCTATCCCTTGCTCTCACGCATGCGCAAAGTCGGGCTGGTCGTCACGCGCCTCGAAGAATCCCCCAATGGCCCGGCCCGGAAGTACTACGCCCTGACCCCGGAAGGACGCCGCTGCTGGGCAATGATGAACGCCCACTGGGACGAACTGGCCAGAGGAATCGAATCGCTCCGCGGAAACGGAACCCAGCCGGGAGCTGGACCGTAA